The stretch of DNA TTCGCACCGTCGATGAAGGTCGCGATCCGGTCCGTCAGTTCCGGCACCTCGTCCAGGGCCGTTTCGGCGCTGGCGGCGGCAAGGCCCACCTGATCGACGGCGGCCAGCAGACGGTCCACCGCCTGCGCGTCGCGCACATCCGCAAGCAGGCCGCGCACATCGGCACTGGCCGCCTGCAGGTCGCTCATCAGCACCCGCAGGTCTTCGGGCAGTGCCTGCACCTCGTCCGAGCCGATCACGCCGCGGGCATCCGACAAGAGCCCGAGGATTTCGCCGGGGGTTTCGCGGATTTCGTCGCTGGCGACAAGGGCCGCGGCATTGTCCAGAAAGCGGATCGCGCTGTCGAGCAATTCCTCGACGGGCAGGGCGTTCACACGCTCCAGCACGCCTTCGGCTGACAGGGCCATGTCGGACACTTCGCTTTCGGTCACCGGGAAGACGGGGAAGGGGTCACCATCCTGATCTATGGTGGCGGGCGGAGCGTCGGGTTCGGTGATCAGTTCGACCTTGAGGCCACCGGCCAGAAGGGACGCATTCACCAGCCGGGCCCGCAGACCTTCGGCTACGCGCTCTTCGAGAAATTCGATGGCTTCGGTGCGGCTGAGGTCGGCGTCGATGCCAAAGCGGGAGGTGTTGATTTCGACCGTGGAGAGGAGGCGCACGCGCGAGTCGCCAAAGCGGTCCGGGTCCACGATGCCCGACACGTTGGCCACCCGCCCGATGCGCAGGCCCCGCCACTCGACCGCCGCGTCCGCAGTGAGGCCGCTGACATTGTCGTCAAAGATGAGGGTGAGGCGCACCACGGCGCCGCTGCTGCCTTCGAACACCGAATTGCGGGCGGCAGCCTCGTTCGGGTGCACCTCGTAGACGAGCCCCGCGCGCAGCGGCTCACCCCCCGACACCAAAGTGCCGAAGGTGATGCCGCCCGAGATCAGCGAGGCGACCGATGAAAAGTCGAGCGATGCGCCGGAGGGACCCACGGACAGGCTGAAGCCTGACGTGTCCCAGAACCGTGTGGCTGTGGTGACCAACTGGTCGTGGGGGTCGTAGATGATGGCGGGCGCCGAGACCCATTGCCCGTTGACGGAAATTGCGGGCTTGCCCAACCGGCCCACTTCGATCCCCTTGAACAGGATCGGGGTGTTTTCGGACAGGCCCGCCGCGCGGGTCGACCGCAGCTCGATCACCGTGCCTTGCTGGAAGGTGGTGATCAGGGGCGCGCGTTCATTGGCTTCGTGGACGCTGGCCAGCCCGCCCGGGACGCTGTCCCATGTTCCTTCGATATAGACGCCGGACAACACCGTCTCGAGCCCGGTGACACCGCTGGTCGTGACTTGGGGGCGGACGATCCAGAACACCGCCTCTGCGTCCACGAATGGGGCCACGGTCTTGTCCAGCCGCACGTCCACCAGCACGCGCGACAGGTCGTCGTTGAACTGCACGTCCTCGACGATGCCGACGGGCACGTTGCGAAAGCGCAATTCCGTCTCGTTCGGGAGGATGCCCGCGGCGTCGTCAAAGACAATCTGCACCAGCGGCCCCTGGTCGTTATAGGTCTGCAAGGCGACCCAAACCGCGGTCAGGACCGCCGCGATGGGCACCAGCCAGACCCAGTGCGCCCCGGCGAAAAGACCGCGCCGGTCGCGCCCGCTCTGGGGGATGTCGGGGATATCTGAGGTCACGCGGGGTCTTTCGTGTCTTGGGTCTCGATCCGGTCCCAGATCAGCCTTGGGTCCAGGCTTTGTGCCGACAGCATGGTGAAAATCACCGAAAGTGCAAATGTCAGCGCGGCAATCCCGGGTGTGATCGAGGCTGCTACGTTCAATTGCACCAAAGAGCAGAGGATAGCCACGACAAAGACGTCGATCATGGACCAGCGCCCGATATATTCGACCACTTCGTAGAGGACGTACTGCCTCCCCGGTGGCCATCTGGCGCCCTGCCGGACGGCCAGCGCGAGATAGGCGATGGCAAAGAACTTGCCCAAGGGGATCACCACGGACGCGATCAGGATGATCGCTGCGATGCCGAAGGACCCGTGGGCCGCAAGATCGAGCGCGCCTGCGATGATCGTGTCCTCTGACGTGTGGAACAGCGTGCGCGTCGTGAGCATCGGGTAGAGGTTGGCGGGGATGTAGGCGATGATGCCCGCAATCCACCAGGCCCATACCTTTTGCAGGCTTTGCGTGTCCCGCGACCGAAGGGCGTTGCCGCAGACGCCGCATTGGGCGTGACCCACGGGCCAGACCCGCGCGCATTCACGGCAGGCCACCAGCCCCTTGTCGCGTGCCGTCACTGTCATCGGTCCAGCGCCTTCCAGACCGACCAGCGGCACATCACCATGTTCTGGACCGCCATCAGCACCACGACGGCGACAAACATCCAAAAGGCCGGGCCGATCTCGACCCGTGCAAGGTCCGTCAGTTTGATCAGCGACACGGCGCAGCCCACGACGAAGATTTCTGCCATCGACCAGGGGCGCATCGCCTCGCTGAAGCGAAAGGCGCGTTTGGCGCCGGGCCACGGTTTGCGGTCCAGTACCAGCGGCGTCAGGGTGTAGATGGTCAGCACCAACCGCGTCAGGGGCAGCGCGATGATCAGCGCGATAACGGCAAGGGACAGGCCAAAGAGCGGGCCGCCGTAAAAGGCCAGCGCCGCATCGACGATGGTGGCGGCGTTGCTGAAGCCCAGACGCCTGATCTCGATAAAGGGCAGGAACAGGGCGGCGATGACCAGAACGGCCGAGGCAAAGGCGGTCGTGATGATCACCAGCCCGGCGTCCCGCCTGCGGGTGAACAGACGGGTGTGGCACCGCTCGCACCGGGCCCGGTCGCCCTTGTTCACCACGCCGACGCGATAGAGCGCGTCGCATTTGGGGCACGCGATCAGCGTGTCTAGCTCGGGGGGCGCGGCGTCTTTCATGACCTCAAAATAGGGGAGGTGTGCTTGGCAGCAACATGAATCGGACCACGGCCCGCGCGCCATGCGCCGGAGCCGTGTCAGATACGGGTATCGCGACCGCGTTCTGTTCGGGCGGTGATCCGCTACCGCACAGGCGTCAGCACCGCGACAGAGAAGCGCGCCCCGTCATCCACATGGCGTTGCCGCACGTCCCAACCCGCGTCCGCCGCAAGAGCGACCAAGCTGTCGACCGTGAATTTGCGTGCAGCGCTGACATGGATCGGCTCGCCTTTGGCGAACTCAATGACGTGGCCGTCCAGCGTGACGTGCTGATCACGGTTGGACAGCAGGTGCATGTCGATCCGGGCGCGGGCTGCGTTCCAGGTCGCTTTGTGGTCGAAGCCTGCCGGGTCAAAATCAGCATCCGCTTCGCGGTTCAACCGGATCAGGATGTTGCCAATGAATTTCGCGGTCACGCCCTGCGCATCGTCATAGGCCGCCACCAGTGTGCGCGTGTCCTTCACCATGTCCGCGCCGAGGATGAAGGCCTTGATCCCCGGCCACGCGCGGATACCGGACAAAAGCGCGTGCGCCCGGGCAGGGGTCAGGTTGCCGATGGTTGAGCCGGGAAAGAACGCCACCTTCGGCAGAGCAGCGAGCCTATCGGGCAGGGTGACAGGCGCGGTGAAGTCCGCGACAACCGGCACAATGTCAATTGCGGGATAGGCATTTCTCAACCCATCTGCGGTTTCGAAAAGGAAATCGCGCGAGATGTCGATGGGACCATATGCGCCGATATGATTGCCCGCATCCAGGAGGGTCCGCGTCTTGATCGACGCACCGGAGCCCAGTTCAATCAGGGCGCCACCGGGGGGCACCAGCCTTGCCAGCGCGGTTGCGTTGTCGCGCAGGATGCCCGCCTCGGTCCGGGTGGGGTAGTATTCGGGCAGGCGCGTGATCTCTTCGAACAGGGCGCTGCCGCGGTGATCGTAGAGCCATTTGGGGCTGAGCGTCTTGGCGTCCGCCCTCAGCCCGGTCAGAGCGTCGGCGATCAACGCGTCGTCGCGCGCTTCAAGCTGGGTTGAGCCGTCCATCATGCCGCATCCCGCGCAAGCCGCAGGCCCATCATCTGCCAGCGTTGGTGTGGGTAAAAGAATGTGCGGTAGGTCGCGCGCATCTGTTTGCGCGGGGTCGCGCAGGACCCGCCGCGCAGGACGCGCTGGTTGACCATGAACTTGCCGTTGTATTCCCCCAGCGCACCTTCGGGCGCGCGGAAACCGGGGTAGGGCGCAAAGTCCGACGCCGTCCATTCCCAGACATCGCCCCAGACGCCCGCGCCGGGCAGGGGGCGCAGCGCGCCGATGGCGCCCGCATCCCCCATGAGGTTGCCCGCGATTGGTGTGTCCCGAAATGCGGTCTCGTGCTCTGCCTCGGTTGGCAGACGTGCGCCTGCCCAGCGGGCAAAGGCGTCCGCCTCGTAGTAACTGACGTGAACGACCGGTGCGTCGCGTGCGACGGGTTGGGGGCCGCGCAGGGTAAAGGTCCACCACACGCCGTCCTGCTGCCACCAGTAGAGCGGATGTTCCCACCCCTCGCGCTGGGCAAAAGCGTGCCCTTCCATCAGCCAGTGGCGGGCGTCGTCATAGCCGCCGTCCTGCATGAACGCGATCCAGTCACGGTTGGTGACGGTCCGGTCCGCGATCTCGAACGGGGCGAGGTAGGTCTTGTGCCGCGGTCCCTCGCAATCATAGGCGAAACCGGGCCCGTCATGCCCGATCTCGACCAGCCCGCCTGCGTGACGGGTGAAGGTCTGGGAGACCTCGGTGGTGACGGGCAGCGGTGCGGGGTCCTTGTAGGTTGGAAGCAGCGGATTGAAGCTGAGCCCGTGCAGCAGGTCGGTGACCAGCAATTCCTGGTGCTGCATCTCGTGATGGCAGCCCAGTTCGACCAGTGCCGCAATGTCGTCGCCATCGTCGCGGCCCGCGTTCAGCAAGGTGGCCAGGCTGTCCTCGACATGGGCGCGGTAGGACCGCACCGCATCGCCGCCGGGGCGCGAGACCAACCCGCGCTTGTCGCGCGCGTGGCGCGGCCCGGCCTGTGTGTAGTAGGAGTTGAACAGGAACGCGAAACGGTCGTCGGGTGACGTGTATCCCGGCAGGCGCGGTTTCAGGATGAACTCTTCGAAAAACCAGGTGGTGTGGGCGAGGTGCCATTTGACGGGCGAGGCGTCTTCCATGCTTTGCAGCATCGTGTCTTCGGGGCTGAGTGGTGCGGCGAGGGCATCGGTGCGGGCGCGTGTGCGTTCAAAGAGGTCGATGGCCTGCGGTGGTGCGAGCGGAGCGGTAAGAGCGGTCATGCAGAGCGTGTCCTGTGATCGGGATGTGCGGCGACGATGACACCTACACATGACAGGAATTGGCGACAGGGCCATCGCGCCACACGGTAAAGTGTAATTCGTTAATGATTTGGGCGACATCGCGCCATGTGCCCGGCAGCGCATCGCACATTGCGGCAAGGGGGGTGGTGCGGGTGTGCAGGGTCTTGCCCGGAGTGAAGGGGCGCGTCGGCAGGATGCTGCGGGTTGTGCGCTAACGCGTCGGCACCGTGCGCGCGCGGTCGCCAGACAGAGCATCGGCGCGTGTTGTGCCGTCGGCGGGGCGCAGAAGCGATGCGCGCTGTCCCGCCGCCTCGGGCAGCAGAACGGCGCGGCGGGCGACGAAACGGCCCGTATAGGGGCCGAAATAGACCGCGCGGCTGTTGGCGAACCCACCCAGTTGCAGGCGCTGGTCAAAGCTGTGCCCCAGTCCGGCCAGGCGGAAACCGGGGGCCGTGGCGACCTGTTCCAGATACCCCTCGACCGACAATTGCCGAAGCGTGTCGCCCCGTTCGCGGAAGCGGCCAAAGCGCAACGATGAGGCGTCAAGGCGGCCGTGGGTGAATTGGCCCCTGGCCACGACGAACTGCCCGGCGATCAGGCTTTGGCCGCGCGGCGGGGCCAGCGGCGTCTGGCCGATGCGCCACCCGCCTCCGGCGGACCCTTCGAGCACGCCGGAGACGATGTCATCGCCTTGAGGTGCCGCCTGCAGCAGGCTCGCCTGAACGGCGCCGTCCTGTTGCCAGATGCCCCCGACGGTGACGCGTTCGCCCATCCGGGCGGCCAGCCCTGCAATGCCGCGCACCGGCGTGCTGTTGACGGCAAAGCCCTCTCCCTGACGCAGCAGGATCCCCGTCAGCGGGTCGTCGATGTCGATCCGCTGCGCCTCGAACCGGCCCAAGCGGGCACGGGCGAGCAGGGTCAGCGTGCGCCCCGGCACCAGCAGGCTGTCGCTGGCGCGCCTGTTGGCCGCAAAGATGCGCGTGTTCGGGGTCACCTCGACCCGCAGACCATTGACCAACACGCTGCCGGTGCCGGTCATCAGGCCCACGATCCCGGTGCCGCCAATGCCGCCCTCGAACGGGTCATCACCGAGTTGGGCCACTGGAATGGCAGGCGAACAGGCGCTGAATGCTGTGCCCCCCATAAGCCCAAGCATGTGCCGTCTGGTCAGCTGTGTCACGGATCCGGGGCCTTTTCGTCTGTGTCCGCAGCTGCGGCGTCTTCGCGGTACAAGTAAATGCCCAGCCGGTAGCGTTGTCGAGGGCCCTCTGCGTCTTGCGCCGCGCGGTGCAGGGCGCTGGACTGACGGTTGAGATCCTCCAGCAGCTCCTGCGCCTTGGCCCGTGCGGCAGCCTCCACTTCATCAATGGCGTCGGGCGGCAACTGGTTGTAGAACACCGCGCGTTCGAAAAACGGCGGCGTGTCGGCCAGCAGGTTCTCGGTCGCGGCGGCCAGATGATCGCCCACATTGGCGGCAAAGAACGCCTCCTTGTCCCGCGCCGAGCCGGTGCCGACCACCGCCTCTGTCTGCAATTCAAGCAGGCCGTCGGCGGTTTCGCTGACCAGACCGGCATTCATCAACTCATCGAGGACAGTGCGGGGCCGGACATCGCGATTGACCGACCGGACAAGCGTTTCGAAATCGGCGGCGTCATCGGCCTGCCGGGGGAGCAGGCGCGGGGTGCCATCGGTGATGAACTCCGGGGCCGACATCCATTGGCCGATGACGGTGGCCAGCAGCGCGCTTTTACGGCGGCTCTGGCCCGTCTCATCCGGTCCTTCGGCCTTGATCGTGCGGATGTCCTTGCGGTGTACTCCGGTGAGCAGCGCGATGCGGCTGTCGGTCAATGGCTTGTCATCCAGGCGAAAGGATTCCTCCGCCACTTCGACATAGACCCGTTTAAGCAGGCCGTAGACCACGGGAGCCGTCAGGCCGCGCGCAATCATCGTCCGCACCAGTGGGCGAAGTAACCCCCTGAGAACACGCATGAATGCGTCTGATGCGCTGGTTTGCTCGCGTCTTGCCATTACCCGAGAATATCGTGCGTGGAAAAATTTTCCACGCAAATCCTTGAAATCTGCGGGGGCTGCGTCACTTCGTCGTCCGTGGGAAATATTCCCACAGAAACGACAGGCCCCGCGCCACCACGAGGAGAACACACATGAAACGCCGTTCCTTTATGAAAATGACCGCCATCGGCGCTGCCCTTGCCACCCTTGGCGCCTGCGCCGAGATGAACACGCAGCCCGACATCGTCGACACCGCGATTGCCGCCGGGTCCTTTACCACACTGGTGGCTGCCGTGCAGGCCGCCGATCTGGTCGACACGCTGAAAAGCCCCGGCCCCTTCACCGTCTTTGCCCCCACGGACGACGCCTTTGCCGCGCTGCCCGCAGGCACGGTTGAAAACCTGCTCAAGCCGGAAAACAAGGACCAGCTGGTCAGCATCCTGACCTATCACGTGCTGCCGGGCCAAACGCTGTCCTCTGATCTGGCCGGTCAGCGTCTGAGCGTGGCGACTGTGAACGGCGCCAACGTCCATATCGACGGGCGCAACGGCGTCAAAGTCGAACAATCCAACGTGATCCAGGCCGACATCCTGGCCTCGAACGGCGTGATCCACGTGATCGACAAGGTCCTTATCCCCTGAACACTCCAACCCGGAAGGAGACTGAACCGTGCCAGCCACGACATTTAACTTCACCGGTTTTGCTGAAAGCGACCTGACCCAGGGCAACCTGGGTCACGGGTCCACTTTCACCCAGCCTGATGTCGCGACACTTGAATTCGAAGTGATCGACAACGACACCAACCTGAGCGGCGATTTTCATGATCTTTCGCTCGATCGAAGCGGCCAACACGCCTCCATCCTCTCGGGTGGAGAGGATGTGGGAACGGGCGCACGGCTCTATGCCGAGCGTGTGTTTCACGTCACAGGCTCTGACGGCAACGAATACGTGCTTGTCGAGCTTGAACAGGAACACAACCACACCGACTTCTTCACCTACCGCGGCGCGGTGCCACCCGCGGGCACCCAGTTGACCGTGACAGGCGTGCAGAATGTTCTTCACGTTCCCTACGCCGATCTTGGGGCAGGGGCGACAACGCAAAACATCGTTGCAATCGCCGCGGGGTCGGATGACTTCAACATTCTGGTGCAGGCGCTGACGGCTGCGGGCCTCGTCGAAACGGTCCAGAACCTCGACGACATCACCGTTTTTGCCCCAACAGACGCGGCCTTTACCCAACTGGCCGTCGATCTGGGCTTTGAAGGCGATACGTCTGACGAAAACGCCGTCTTTGGCGCAATCGCAGATGCCCTTACCGCACTGGCACCGGATGGTGATCCAATCCCACTGCTCACGGACATTCTCTTGTATCACGTGTCCTCCAGTGCGCTGACCGCCGATGAAATTGCAGCGGCGGGCAGCGTCGATACGCTTCTGTCTGGCGCGTCCTTCGGGACGGACGGGACCGAACTCATCGACGCAGAGCCGGACATCGACAATCCGAATATCGTCATTCCCGATATCGAGGCGACCAATGGCACCATCCAGGCCATCGACCGGGTTCTGTTGCCGCTGGATATCCCCGGCAACACGCCCGAGCCGGGACCGGAGCTCACGCTCACGGGCCTTGTCGCGGCGAGCGGCGGTGTCTTTGATGCGGACGGCACGGATTTCGACATCCTGCTCAATGCGGTGCAGGCGGCCGGGCTGGCAGGGGCGCTGGACGATCCCGAGGCGGACCTGACCGTTTTTGCGCCGAATGACGCGGCATTTGTCGGTCTCGCGCAGACCCTGGGCTTTGGCGGGTCGGACGAGGGCGAGGCATTTGCCTATATCGTCGACGCACTGACACTGCTGAGCGCGGGCGGTGACCCCATCGCGCTGCTCACCGACATCCTTCTGTATCACGTGTCGCCGGGCGCACAGGATGCCGATGCCGTGCTGGGATCCACCACGTTGGACACCCTTCTGGGCGCGACCATCGGCGTGGATGGCACCAGCCTTGTCGACAATGACCCCGACGTGCCAGATCCGAACATCATCCAGACCAATCTGGACGCGACGAACGGGATCGCGCACGTGATCGACGGTGTGTTGCTGCCGATTGATGTGCTGCCCGACAACGGACCGGGGCGCGTCGATTTCATCATTGACGATGACGGCGGGTCCATAATCTTCACCGGCAGGAATGACGATTTTGTCTTCGGCAAAGGTGGCGATGATCTGATCGGGCTGGGCGCGGGCCACGACGTGGGCCTCGGCGGCGACGGCGACGACATCATTCTCGGAGGCCGGGGCCGTGACACGTTGAATGGCGGTGACGGCGACGATGTCCTTCTCGGTGGGCGCAACCATGATACGCTGGATGGCGGCGATGGAGATGACAGGCTGTTCGGTGGGCGCGCCAAC from Tateyamaria omphalii encodes:
- a CDS encoding PqiB family protein — translated: MTSDIPDIPQSGRDRRGLFAGAHWVWLVPIAAVLTAVWVALQTYNDQGPLVQIVFDDAAGILPNETELRFRNVPVGIVEDVQFNDDLSRVLVDVRLDKTVAPFVDAEAVFWIVRPQVTTSGVTGLETVLSGVYIEGTWDSVPGGLASVHEANERAPLITTFQQGTVIELRSTRAAGLSENTPILFKGIEVGRLGKPAISVNGQWVSAPAIIYDPHDQLVTTATRFWDTSGFSLSVGPSGASLDFSSVASLISGGITFGTLVSGGEPLRAGLVYEVHPNEAAARNSVFEGSSGAVVRLTLIFDDNVSGLTADAAVEWRGLRIGRVANVSGIVDPDRFGDSRVRLLSTVEINTSRFGIDADLSRTEAIEFLEERVAEGLRARLVNASLLAGGLKVELITEPDAPPATIDQDGDPFPVFPVTESEVSDMALSAEGVLERVNALPVEELLDSAIRFLDNAAALVASDEIRETPGEILGLLSDARGVIGSDEVQALPEDLRVLMSDLQAASADVRGLLADVRDAQAVDRLLAAVDQVGLAAASAETALDEVPELTDRIATFIDGANALPLDDLVTQATDFAREAQTLLSSDDIRAAPGAVVQAFDELSVVLNDITEADTADQLSAALTDASDAATAVEEAVAGLPSVVERLDRIAAGAEEVELDTLATELEAVLATASRLFGDASDADLPDALAGALAEAEAALAELRAGGLIDSANATMTSAREAAAAIETAADELPALANRLNSTLAQAQGTLRGYEKGSAFSRETLRALNEIERAAKALTDLARTIERNPNSLILGR
- a CDS encoding paraquat-inducible protein A; protein product: MTVTARDKGLVACRECARVWPVGHAQCGVCGNALRSRDTQSLQKVWAWWIAGIIAYIPANLYPMLTTRTLFHTSEDTIIAGALDLAAHGSFGIAAIILIASVVIPLGKFFAIAYLALAVRQGARWPPGRQYVLYEVVEYIGRWSMIDVFVVAILCSLVQLNVAASITPGIAALTFALSVIFTMLSAQSLDPRLIWDRIETQDTKDPA
- a CDS encoding paraquat-inducible protein A yields the protein MKDAAPPELDTLIACPKCDALYRVGVVNKGDRARCERCHTRLFTRRRDAGLVIITTAFASAVLVIAALFLPFIEIRRLGFSNAATIVDAALAFYGGPLFGLSLAVIALIIALPLTRLVLTIYTLTPLVLDRKPWPGAKRAFRFSEAMRPWSMAEIFVVGCAVSLIKLTDLARVEIGPAFWMFVAVVVLMAVQNMVMCRWSVWKALDR
- the egtD gene encoding L-histidine N(alpha)-methyltransferase, with the translated sequence MMDGSTQLEARDDALIADALTGLRADAKTLSPKWLYDHRGSALFEEITRLPEYYPTRTEAGILRDNATALARLVPPGGALIELGSGASIKTRTLLDAGNHIGAYGPIDISRDFLFETADGLRNAYPAIDIVPVVADFTAPVTLPDRLAALPKVAFFPGSTIGNLTPARAHALLSGIRAWPGIKAFILGADMVKDTRTLVAAYDDAQGVTAKFIGNILIRLNREADADFDPAGFDHKATWNAARARIDMHLLSNRDQHVTLDGHVIEFAKGEPIHVSAARKFTVDSLVALAADAGWDVRQRHVDDGARFSVAVLTPVR
- the egtB gene encoding ergothioneine biosynthesis protein EgtB, giving the protein MTALTAPLAPPQAIDLFERTRARTDALAAPLSPEDTMLQSMEDASPVKWHLAHTTWFFEEFILKPRLPGYTSPDDRFAFLFNSYYTQAGPRHARDKRGLVSRPGGDAVRSYRAHVEDSLATLLNAGRDDGDDIAALVELGCHHEMQHQELLVTDLLHGLSFNPLLPTYKDPAPLPVTTEVSQTFTRHAGGLVEIGHDGPGFAYDCEGPRHKTYLAPFEIADRTVTNRDWIAFMQDGGYDDARHWLMEGHAFAQREGWEHPLYWWQQDGVWWTFTLRGPQPVARDAPVVHVSYYEADAFARWAGARLPTEAEHETAFRDTPIAGNLMGDAGAIGALRPLPGAGVWGDVWEWTASDFAPYPGFRAPEGALGEYNGKFMVNQRVLRGGSCATPRKQMRATYRTFFYPHQRWQMMGLRLARDAA
- a CDS encoding DUF5666 domain-containing protein — protein: MTQLTRRHMLGLMGGTAFSACSPAIPVAQLGDDPFEGGIGGTGIVGLMTGTGSVLVNGLRVEVTPNTRIFAANRRASDSLLVPGRTLTLLARARLGRFEAQRIDIDDPLTGILLRQGEGFAVNSTPVRGIAGLAARMGERVTVGGIWQQDGAVQASLLQAAPQGDDIVSGVLEGSAGGGWRIGQTPLAPPRGQSLIAGQFVVARGQFTHGRLDASSLRFGRFRERGDTLRQLSVEGYLEQVATAPGFRLAGLGHSFDQRLQLGGFANSRAVYFGPYTGRFVARRAVLLPEAAGQRASLLRPADGTTRADALSGDRARTVPTR
- a CDS encoding DUF6502 family protein, whose protein sequence is MARREQTSASDAFMRVLRGLLRPLVRTMIARGLTAPVVYGLLKRVYVEVAEESFRLDDKPLTDSRIALLTGVHRKDIRTIKAEGPDETGQSRRKSALLATVIGQWMSAPEFITDGTPRLLPRQADDAADFETLVRSVNRDVRPRTVLDELMNAGLVSETADGLLELQTEAVVGTGSARDKEAFFAANVGDHLAAATENLLADTPPFFERAVFYNQLPPDAIDEVEAAARAKAQELLEDLNRQSSALHRAAQDAEGPRQRYRLGIYLYREDAAAADTDEKAPDP
- a CDS encoding fasciclin domain-containing protein; amino-acid sequence: MKRRSFMKMTAIGAALATLGACAEMNTQPDIVDTAIAAGSFTTLVAAVQAADLVDTLKSPGPFTVFAPTDDAFAALPAGTVENLLKPENKDQLVSILTYHVLPGQTLSSDLAGQRLSVATVNGANVHIDGRNGVKVEQSNVIQADILASNGVIHVIDKVLIP
- a CDS encoding fasciclin domain-containing protein produces the protein MPATTFNFTGFAESDLTQGNLGHGSTFTQPDVATLEFEVIDNDTNLSGDFHDLSLDRSGQHASILSGGEDVGTGARLYAERVFHVTGSDGNEYVLVELEQEHNHTDFFTYRGAVPPAGTQLTVTGVQNVLHVPYADLGAGATTQNIVAIAAGSDDFNILVQALTAAGLVETVQNLDDITVFAPTDAAFTQLAVDLGFEGDTSDENAVFGAIADALTALAPDGDPIPLLTDILLYHVSSSALTADEIAAAGSVDTLLSGASFGTDGTELIDAEPDIDNPNIVIPDIEATNGTIQAIDRVLLPLDIPGNTPEPGPELTLTGLVAASGGVFDADGTDFDILLNAVQAAGLAGALDDPEADLTVFAPNDAAFVGLAQTLGFGGSDEGEAFAYIVDALTLLSAGGDPIALLTDILLYHVSPGAQDADAVLGSTTLDTLLGATIGVDGTSLVDNDPDVPDPNIIQTNLDATNGIAHVIDGVLLPIDVLPDNGPGRVDFIIDDDGGSIIFTGRNDDFVFGKGGDDLIGLGAGHDVGLGGDGDDIILGGRGRDTLNGGDGDDVLLGGRNHDTLDGGDGDDRLFGGRANDVLTGGEGEDVFVFGRRDGDDLITDFTAGEDAIQLRGFFGSRDVMDLVSSGKDGAVITFGHATVTLAGVAAHALSADDFLF